One window from the genome of Pseudonocardia hierapolitana encodes:
- a CDS encoding carbohydrate ABC transporter permease gives MTVSSTAPAAEVETSARAPKHRGKPPLSEGARAERKLAFLLCAPAVIIMVAVTAYPIGYALWLSLQRYDLRFPADRAFAGLSNYVAVLSSGYWWSAFGITLLITVVSVAIEFVLGLALALVMHRTIIGRGLTRTVVLIPYGIVTVVAAFSWQFAWTPETGYLANMLPAGSAPLTDQAASIVLIIIAEVWKTTPFMALLLLAGLALVPDDLLKAAQVDGAGPWERLTQIILPMMKPAILVALLFRTLDAFRIFDNIYILTGGSNGTGSVSMLGYNNLFRAFNLGIGSAISVLIFIAVALIAFIFIKLFGAAAPGAETEGRR, from the coding sequence ATGACCGTCTCGAGCACGGCTCCGGCCGCCGAGGTCGAGACCTCGGCCCGGGCGCCGAAGCACCGGGGGAAGCCGCCGCTGTCGGAGGGGGCGCGCGCCGAGCGGAAGCTGGCGTTCCTGCTCTGCGCCCCGGCCGTGATCATCATGGTCGCGGTGACGGCCTATCCCATCGGCTACGCCCTCTGGCTGTCGCTGCAGCGGTACGACCTGCGGTTCCCGGCCGACCGGGCGTTCGCGGGCCTCTCGAACTACGTGGCGGTGCTGTCGTCGGGCTACTGGTGGTCGGCGTTCGGCATCACGTTGCTGATCACCGTCGTCTCGGTGGCGATCGAGTTCGTGCTCGGCCTCGCGCTCGCGCTGGTCATGCACCGCACGATCATCGGCCGCGGCCTCACCCGCACGGTCGTGCTGATCCCGTACGGCATCGTCACCGTCGTCGCGGCGTTCAGCTGGCAGTTCGCCTGGACGCCGGAGACCGGCTATCTCGCCAACATGCTCCCGGCGGGGAGCGCCCCGCTCACCGACCAGGCGGCGTCGATCGTGCTGATCATCATCGCCGAGGTCTGGAAGACCACGCCGTTCATGGCGCTCCTGCTGCTGGCCGGCCTCGCGCTCGTGCCGGACGACCTGCTGAAGGCCGCCCAGGTGGACGGCGCCGGGCCGTGGGAGCGGCTCACGCAGATCATCCTGCCGATGATGAAGCCCGCGATACTCGTGGCGCTGCTGTTCCGCACGCTCGACGCGTTCCGCATCTTCGACAACATCTACATCCTCACCGGTGGCTCGAACGGCACCGGATCGGTCTCGATGCTGGGTTACAACAACCTGTTCCGGGCGTTCAACCTCGGGATCGGATCGGCGATCAGCGTGCTGAT
- a CDS encoding ABC transporter substrate-binding protein, whose translation MGEPVHSTLRRRRGRPLAAAACGLLVAAAVAGCSSGPAGPPVLNFYTPADNATGYAAAAEACTQAANGRYVVTQQTLPKAADDQRLQLARRLVAGDPEVDLVGLDVTWTAEFAEAGWIEPWPDDAAAAVEKGTLEGPLETARYQGRLWAAPLNTNTQLLWYRKDLAPQPPQTWDQMIQMSEGLHDQGLPSYIEVQAAQYEGITVWFNTLLTSAGGQIVSENGDVLVDDGDAARKATSIMQRVASSPASDPSLSVAQENDGRLQMEAGVAAFQVNYPFVNASINTPPPDGGGGGTFIDEQGRPTSEDTGRRVVDVFAWAPYPRVDPDKPATVTIGGLNIGVSSTGGNQDLAFEAAICLRNREAQLTNATQGGVPPTLSELYDDPAFQAEYPASQAIRDSLENASVRPKTPAYTSISIVLADLLNPPAQIDPDTIVPRMATEVERAVNSEGLVP comes from the coding sequence ATGGGGGAGCCGGTCCATTCGACGCTCCGGCGGCGACGCGGACGTCCGCTCGCCGCGGCGGCCTGCGGGCTCCTGGTCGCCGCGGCGGTGGCCGGATGCAGCTCGGGGCCGGCCGGGCCACCGGTGCTCAACTTCTACACACCTGCCGACAACGCCACCGGCTACGCCGCCGCTGCCGAGGCGTGCACCCAGGCGGCGAACGGCCGCTACGTCGTCACACAGCAGACTCTGCCGAAGGCAGCGGACGACCAGCGGTTGCAGCTCGCCCGCCGCCTCGTCGCGGGTGACCCCGAGGTCGACCTGGTCGGCCTCGACGTCACGTGGACCGCCGAGTTCGCCGAGGCCGGCTGGATCGAGCCGTGGCCGGACGACGCCGCTGCGGCCGTCGAGAAGGGCACGCTCGAAGGACCGCTCGAGACCGCCCGGTACCAGGGCCGGCTGTGGGCGGCGCCGCTCAACACCAACACGCAGCTGCTCTGGTACCGCAAGGACCTGGCGCCGCAGCCGCCGCAGACCTGGGACCAGATGATCCAGATGTCCGAGGGGCTGCACGACCAGGGCCTGCCCTCCTACATCGAGGTGCAGGCGGCGCAGTACGAGGGCATCACGGTCTGGTTCAACACGCTCCTGACCAGCGCGGGCGGCCAGATCGTCTCGGAGAACGGCGACGTTCTGGTCGACGACGGCGACGCCGCCCGCAAGGCGACGTCGATCATGCAGCGGGTGGCGAGCTCGCCGGCGAGCGACCCGTCGCTGTCGGTGGCCCAGGAGAACGACGGTCGCCTGCAGATGGAGGCCGGCGTCGCCGCGTTCCAGGTCAACTACCCGTTCGTGAACGCCTCGATCAACACCCCGCCGCCGGACGGCGGGGGCGGCGGCACGTTCATCGACGAGCAGGGCCGCCCGACCAGCGAGGACACCGGGCGTCGGGTCGTGGACGTCTTCGCGTGGGCGCCGTACCCGCGGGTCGACCCGGACAAGCCCGCGACGGTCACCATCGGTGGCCTCAACATCGGTGTGAGCAGCACCGGTGGCAACCAGGACCTGGCGTTCGAGGCGGCGATCTGCCTGCGCAACCGGGAGGCCCAGCTCACCAACGCAACCCAGGGTGGCGTGCCACCGACGCTGTCCGAGCTGTACGACGACCCGGCGTTCCAGGCCGAGTACCCGGCCTCGCAGGCCATCCGCGACTCCCTGGAGAACGCGAGCGTGCGGCCGAAGACCCCGGCCTACACGAGCATCTCGATCGTGCTCGCCGACCTGCTGAACCCGCCCGCGCAAATCGATCCGGACACGATCGTCCCGCGGATGGCGACCGAGGTCGAGCGAGCGGTGAACTCGGAAGGACTGGTGCCCTGA
- a CDS encoding general stress protein codes for MTNPFGGPARTAPGLPNLPTPPTGWPVGSYATYEEAQRAVDHLADADFPVRDVTIVGVDLMLVERVIGRLTWGRVLASGAASGAWFGLFVGLLLSLVSQGGDSFGPILLGLGFGLVFGLIFAAVTYGLSRGRRDFQSVSQLVAGRYDVLCQPRNAEKARELLAKLAMSGGPA; via the coding sequence GTGACCAATCCGTTCGGTGGCCCCGCGCGCACAGCGCCCGGACTGCCCAATCTGCCGACCCCGCCCACCGGGTGGCCCGTCGGTTCCTATGCCACGTACGAGGAGGCGCAGCGGGCCGTCGATCACCTCGCCGATGCGGACTTCCCGGTCCGTGACGTCACGATCGTGGGTGTCGACCTGATGCTGGTGGAGCGCGTGATCGGCCGGCTCACCTGGGGCCGGGTCCTCGCCTCCGGTGCCGCGTCGGGGGCGTGGTTCGGTCTCTTCGTCGGCCTGCTGCTCAGCCTGGTGAGCCAGGGGGGCGACTCGTTCGGGCCGATCCTGCTCGGTCTCGGCTTCGGTCTCGTGTTCGGGCTGATCTTCGCCGCCGTCACCTACGGCCTGTCCCGTGGCCGCCGTGACTTCCAGTCGGTGAGCCAGCTCGTCGCGGGCCGGTACGACGTCCTCTGCCAGCCGCGCAACGCCGAGAAGGCCCGCGAGCTGCTGGCGAAGCTGGCCATGAGCGGGGGCCCGGCCTAA
- a CDS encoding acyl-CoA dehydrogenase family protein, with product MAKLAQTAGLSEIQQEILATVRTFVDKEILPHATALEHSDTYPQDIVDGMKEMGLFGLTIPEEFGGLGESLLTYALVVEQIARGWMSVSGVINTHFIVAYMINQHGTPEQKQRYLPGMATGEVRGSFSMSEPDLGSDVAAIKTKAVQDGDEFVIDGAKMWLTNGGTSNLTAVLVRTDEGAAKPHQNLTTFLVEKPTGYGEVAPGLIIPGKIDKMGYKGVDTTEMVFKGFRVPGEQVLGGKRGAGFAQMMDGVEVGRVNVAARGCGIAIRAFELAVEYAQQRSTFGKPIAEHQAIAFKLAEMATKVEAAHLMMVNAARLKDAGTRNDVEAGMAKLMASEYAAEVTQDAFRIHGGYGYSKEYEIERLMREAPFLLIGEGTSEIQKTIISRGLLREYKLR from the coding sequence ATGGCCAAGCTCGCACAGACCGCAGGCCTCAGCGAGATCCAGCAGGAGATCCTGGCCACGGTGCGCACGTTCGTGGACAAGGAGATCCTCCCGCACGCGACCGCGCTGGAGCACTCCGACACCTATCCCCAGGACATCGTCGACGGGATGAAGGAGATGGGCCTGTTCGGGCTCACCATCCCGGAGGAGTTCGGCGGGCTCGGCGAGTCGCTGCTGACCTACGCGCTGGTCGTCGAGCAGATCGCGCGCGGCTGGATGAGCGTCTCCGGCGTGATCAACACGCACTTCATCGTGGCGTACATGATCAACCAGCACGGCACGCCGGAGCAGAAGCAGCGCTACCTGCCGGGGATGGCCACCGGCGAGGTGCGGGGCTCGTTCTCGATGTCCGAGCCCGACCTCGGGTCCGACGTCGCGGCCATCAAGACGAAGGCCGTTCAGGACGGTGACGAGTTCGTCATCGACGGCGCCAAGATGTGGCTCACCAACGGCGGCACGTCGAACCTCACCGCCGTGCTGGTGCGCACCGACGAGGGCGCGGCGAAGCCCCACCAGAACCTCACGACGTTCCTGGTCGAGAAGCCCACCGGGTACGGCGAGGTCGCGCCCGGCCTGATCATCCCAGGCAAGATCGACAAGATGGGCTACAAGGGCGTGGACACCACCGAGATGGTGTTCAAGGGCTTCCGCGTGCCGGGCGAGCAGGTCCTCGGCGGCAAGCGCGGCGCAGGCTTCGCCCAGATGATGGACGGCGTCGAGGTCGGGCGGGTCAACGTCGCCGCGCGCGGCTGCGGCATCGCGATCCGCGCCTTCGAGCTCGCCGTCGAGTACGCCCAGCAGCGCTCGACGTTCGGCAAGCCGATCGCCGAGCACCAGGCCATCGCGTTCAAGCTGGCGGAGATGGCCACCAAGGTCGAGGCCGCCCACCTGATGATGGTCAACGCGGCGCGCCTCAAGGACGCAGGCACGCGCAACGACGTCGAGGCAGGCATGGCGAAGCTGATGGCCAGCGAGTACGCCGCCGAGGTCACCCAGGATGCCTTCCGCATCCACGGCGGCTACGGCTACTCCAAGGAGTACGAGATCGAGCGCCTCATGCGCGAGGCGCCGTTCCTGCTCATCGGCGAGGGCACGTCCGAGATCCAGAAGACGATCATCAGCCGGGGCCTGCTGAGGGAGTACAAGCTCCGCTAA
- a CDS encoding HpcH/HpaI aldolase/citrate lyase family protein, translating into MTTPNEPSQLRARRSCLAVPGSSQKFIDKARTLGADQVFLDLEDACAPLAKPGARKTIVEALNEGGWGEKIRVVRVNDWTTEWTYRDVTEVVEGAGANLDAIMLPKVQTAEQIVALDLLLTQIEKAMGYEVGRIGIEAQIENALGLINVNAIATASPRVETIIFGPADFMASINMKSLVVGEQPPGYDVGDAYHHILMSILMAARAHDKQAIDGPYLQIKDVDGFRRVAGRSAALGFDGKWVLHPGQIDAANETFSPRQEDYDHAENILDAYEWYTSEAGGKRGAAMIGDEMIDEASRKMALVIAGKGRAAGMQRTDRWTPPEG; encoded by the coding sequence GTGACCACCCCGAATGAGCCGTCCCAGCTCCGCGCCCGCCGGTCCTGCCTCGCCGTGCCGGGGTCGAGCCAGAAGTTCATCGACAAGGCCCGCACCCTGGGCGCCGACCAGGTCTTCCTCGACCTGGAGGACGCCTGCGCGCCGCTGGCCAAGCCGGGGGCGCGCAAGACGATCGTCGAGGCGCTGAACGAGGGCGGCTGGGGCGAGAAGATCCGCGTGGTCCGGGTGAACGACTGGACCACGGAGTGGACCTACCGCGACGTCACCGAGGTCGTCGAGGGTGCGGGCGCCAACCTCGACGCGATCATGCTGCCGAAGGTGCAGACGGCCGAGCAGATCGTGGCCCTCGACCTGCTGCTCACGCAGATCGAGAAGGCGATGGGCTACGAGGTCGGGCGGATCGGCATCGAGGCGCAGATCGAGAACGCGCTCGGCCTCATCAACGTCAACGCGATCGCCACGGCGTCGCCGCGGGTCGAGACGATCATCTTCGGGCCGGCCGACTTCATGGCGTCCATCAACATGAAGTCGCTGGTGGTGGGGGAGCAGCCGCCCGGCTACGACGTGGGCGATGCGTACCACCACATCCTCATGAGCATCCTCATGGCCGCCCGGGCCCACGACAAGCAGGCCATCGACGGTCCCTACCTGCAGATCAAGGACGTCGACGGCTTCCGCAGGGTGGCCGGCCGATCGGCGGCGCTCGGCTTCGACGGCAAGTGGGTTCTGCACCCCGGCCAGATCGACGCGGCGAACGAGACCTTCTCCCCGCGGCAGGAGGACTACGACCACGCGGAGAACATCCTCGACGCCTACGAGTGGTACACGTCCGAGGCCGGCGGCAAGCGCGGCGCCGCCATGATCGGCGACGAGATGATCGACGAGGCGAGCCGCAAGATGGCGCTCGTCATCGCGGGCAAGGGCCGCGCGGCCGGGATGCAGCGCACCGATCGCTGGACCCCGCCGGAGGGCTGA
- a CDS encoding magnesium transporter MgtE N-terminal domain-containing protein yields the protein MGIDRVFVARLVGLAVFGPDGERIGRVRDLVASLRVDANPPRVLGVVVELATRRRIFVPMLRVTAIDPGAVTLATGSVSLRGFAQRPNEGLLVGQLLDARVRLVDTGEEAVVVDAAIEPTRSRDWVVGRLAVRVRRHRLGRREPVQVLPWRAVTGLSLTDRQGTEGLLAVFESMRPADVAAALSELPEKRQHEVVDGLDDERLADVFEELSEADQRALLAHLSPERAADVLEAMSPDDAADLLHELPDAESDALLALMQPEESEPVRRLMSYSPHTAGGLMTPEPIILRPDATVAEALARIRNPDIPPALASMVFVCRPPSETPTGRYLGCAHAQRLLRAAPFELVAGVVDTELARLSPDATLGDVTRYFAAYNLVAGPVVDAEDHLLGAVTVDDVLDHLLPPDWRDRLTEPDDGIASGGGTE from the coding sequence ATGGGCATCGACCGGGTCTTCGTCGCGCGCCTGGTCGGTCTCGCCGTGTTCGGGCCGGACGGGGAGCGCATCGGCAGGGTGCGCGACCTCGTCGCATCACTGCGTGTCGACGCGAACCCGCCGCGGGTGCTCGGCGTGGTGGTGGAGCTCGCCACCCGACGGCGCATCTTCGTGCCCATGTTGCGCGTCACCGCGATCGACCCCGGTGCCGTCACCCTCGCCACGGGCTCGGTCAGCCTCCGCGGCTTCGCGCAGCGGCCCAACGAGGGCCTCCTGGTCGGCCAGCTGCTCGACGCGCGGGTCCGGCTCGTCGACACCGGAGAGGAGGCCGTGGTCGTCGACGCCGCGATCGAGCCGACCCGCTCCCGGGACTGGGTGGTCGGGCGCCTCGCCGTGCGCGTCCGCCGGCACCGCCTCGGCAGGCGCGAGCCGGTGCAGGTGCTGCCGTGGCGCGCCGTCACCGGGCTCTCGCTCACCGACCGGCAGGGCACCGAGGGCCTGCTCGCGGTGTTCGAGTCGATGCGGCCCGCCGACGTCGCGGCCGCGCTGTCGGAGCTGCCGGAGAAGCGCCAGCACGAGGTGGTCGACGGCCTCGACGACGAGCGGCTCGCCGACGTGTTCGAGGAGCTGTCCGAAGCCGACCAGCGCGCGCTGCTCGCGCACCTGTCCCCCGAGCGGGCGGCGGACGTCCTCGAGGCCATGTCACCGGACGACGCGGCCGACCTGCTGCACGAGCTTCCCGACGCCGAGTCCGACGCGCTGCTCGCCCTGATGCAGCCCGAGGAGTCGGAGCCGGTGCGGCGGCTGATGAGCTACTCGCCGCACACGGCGGGCGGCCTCATGACCCCGGAGCCGATCATCCTGCGCCCGGACGCCACCGTGGCCGAAGCGCTGGCCCGCATCCGCAACCCGGACATCCCGCCCGCGCTGGCCAGCATGGTGTTCGTCTGCCGGCCGCCCTCGGAGACCCCGACGGGGCGCTACCTGGGGTGCGCACACGCCCAGCGGCTGCTGCGGGCGGCACCGTTCGAGCTGGTGGCCGGCGTCGTCGACACCGAGCTCGCCCGCCTGTCGCCGGACGCGACGCTCGGCGACGTCACCCGCTACTTCGCGGCGTACAACCTGGTGGCAGGGCCGGTCGTGGACGCCGAGGACCACCTGCTCGGCGCGGTCACCGTGGACGACGTGCTCGACCACCTGCTCCCGCCCGACTGGCGTGACCGCCTGACCGAACCGGACGACGGCATCGCCTCCGGGGGAGGCACGGAGTGA
- a CDS encoding DUF1003 domain-containing protein: MPEITTSRRLDQPLLGRTRFEVDPEWFARLSEKIARFLGTGRFLAIQTVVVIVWIILNLTAWIGSWDPYPFILLNLVFSTQAAYAAPLILLAQNRQDDRDRVSLEEDRARAERTKADTEYLARELAALRIAVGEVATRDYLRGELDKLCDRLGAPEPATERARGRGRTAAREAGG; the protein is encoded by the coding sequence ATGCCTGAGATCACCACCAGTCGACGGCTCGACCAGCCCCTCCTCGGCCGGACCCGGTTCGAGGTCGATCCGGAGTGGTTCGCCCGGCTGTCCGAGAAGATCGCCCGGTTTCTCGGTACCGGCCGTTTCCTCGCGATCCAGACCGTCGTGGTCATCGTGTGGATCATCCTGAACCTGACGGCGTGGATCGGGAGCTGGGACCCCTACCCGTTCATCCTGCTCAACCTGGTCTTCTCCACGCAGGCCGCGTACGCGGCGCCGCTGATCCTGCTCGCCCAGAACCGCCAGGACGACCGGGACCGGGTGTCGCTCGAGGAGGACCGCGCCCGCGCGGAGCGGACGAAGGCCGACACCGAGTACCTGGCCAGGGAGCTCGCGGCGCTGCGGATCGCGGTCGGCGAAGTGGCCACCCGCGACTACCTGCGCGGTGAGCTCGACAAGCTCTGCGACCGGCTCGGCGCCCCCGAACCGGCCACCGAACGCGCCCGGGGCCGCGGCCGCACGGCAGCCAGGGAAGCCGGCGGTTAG
- a CDS encoding dihydrofolate reductase family protein, with amino-acid sequence MPTSVLDMSVSLDGYVADPDDFLGGADGHRLHDWFAPGGKFLELSGPAKELMDEMNEAGAVLAGRRTAELMDHWGGDHNGLPIFVPSHRPPGPAARWGYPLVTYVTDGIESAMAQAKAAAGDRDVQVRGAYTGQRALEAGVLDEVRIHQVPVLLGRGIRLFDQLPSEIELEIVRVIDTPEATHIRYRVRR; translated from the coding sequence GTGCCCACATCGGTGCTCGACATGTCGGTATCGCTGGACGGGTACGTCGCCGACCCGGACGACTTCCTCGGCGGTGCCGACGGCCACCGCCTGCACGACTGGTTCGCGCCGGGCGGGAAGTTCCTCGAGCTGTCCGGGCCGGCGAAGGAACTGATGGACGAGATGAACGAGGCCGGTGCCGTCCTCGCGGGGCGGCGCACCGCCGAACTCATGGACCACTGGGGCGGCGACCACAACGGTCTCCCGATCTTCGTGCCCAGCCACCGTCCCCCCGGCCCGGCCGCCCGGTGGGGCTACCCGTTGGTGACGTACGTGACCGATGGGATCGAGAGCGCGATGGCCCAGGCGAAGGCGGCCGCAGGGGACCGGGACGTGCAGGTGCGCGGCGCGTACACGGGGCAACGGGCGCTCGAGGCCGGAGTGCTGGACGAGGTGCGGATCCACCAGGTGCCGGTGCTGCTGGGCCGGGGCATCCGGCTGTTCGACCAGCTGCCGTCCGAGATCGAGCTGGAGATCGTCCGGGTGATCGACACACCGGAGGCCACGCACATCCGCTACCGCGTCCGGCGCTAA
- a CDS encoding dihydrofolate reductase family protein, which produces MSKVIFDMSMSLDGYVRASGPTPEEPLGKGGERLHEWAMGGDPAGGELVTAAVSRAGAYICGRRTYDDSVAWWKADGPTGQARVPVFVVTHQAPEEVPEGGVYTFVTDGADSAVRQAVQTAAGSDVHVMGGPDVGQQLVRAGLVDHIGVHLVPVLFGAGLRFFDHIGDEHIQLEKVGVVDTPQATHLLYRIQN; this is translated from the coding sequence GTGAGCAAGGTGATCTTCGACATGAGCATGTCGCTGGACGGGTACGTCCGGGCGTCCGGTCCGACTCCGGAAGAGCCGCTCGGGAAGGGCGGCGAGCGGCTGCACGAGTGGGCGATGGGCGGTGACCCGGCCGGCGGTGAGCTCGTGACCGCCGCCGTATCGCGGGCGGGTGCGTACATCTGCGGTCGGCGGACCTACGACGACTCGGTGGCCTGGTGGAAGGCCGACGGCCCGACCGGGCAGGCTCGAGTGCCGGTGTTCGTCGTGACCCACCAGGCACCTGAGGAGGTGCCGGAGGGTGGGGTCTACACCTTCGTGACGGACGGGGCCGACAGCGCCGTGCGACAGGCCGTGCAGACCGCCGCCGGCTCGGACGTCCACGTGATGGGCGGTCCGGACGTCGGGCAGCAGCTGGTCAGGGCCGGGCTGGTCGACCACATCGGCGTCCACCTCGTGCCGGTGCTGTTCGGTGCCGGCCTCCGGTTCTTCGACCACATCGGGGACGAGCACATCCAGCTCGAGAAGGTCGGTGTGGTCGACACCCCGCAGGCCACCCACCTCCTCTACCGCATCCAGAACTGA